A region of Aliivibrio fischeri DNA encodes the following proteins:
- the pyrD gene encoding quinone-dependent dihydroorotate dehydrogenase, producing the protein MLYRIARAGIFKLDAEKAHDLAIQNFKRFNGTPLDIFYRQNLASKPVEVMGIKFKNPVGLAAGLDKNGECIEAFGAMGFGFVEVGTVTPRPQSGNDKPRLFRLIEAEGIINRMGFNNLGVDNLVENVKKAKYDGVIGINIGKNKDTPIEKGTEDYLICMEKVYQYAGYIAVNISSPNTPGLRTLQYGEALDDLLSQLKEKQKELAEKYGKYVPVALKIAPDLEDDELTQIAESLIKYKIDGVIATNTTLNRSMVEGMKHAEEMGGLSGRPVQTRSTEVVRRLKELLGDNLPIIGVGGIDSYVAAKEKMVAGAELVQVYSGFIYKGPGLVRDIVNNI; encoded by the coding sequence ATGTTATATCGCATCGCCAGAGCTGGCATTTTCAAACTTGATGCTGAAAAAGCACATGACCTAGCAATTCAAAATTTCAAACGCTTCAACGGCACTCCTCTTGATATCTTCTATCGTCAAAACCTTGCTTCTAAACCGGTAGAAGTGATGGGTATTAAATTTAAAAATCCTGTTGGCCTTGCTGCTGGCCTTGATAAAAACGGTGAATGTATTGAAGCATTTGGCGCTATGGGGTTTGGATTTGTAGAAGTCGGCACTGTAACACCTCGTCCTCAATCTGGTAATGATAAACCACGCTTGTTCCGTCTTATTGAAGCTGAAGGTATTATCAACCGTATGGGATTTAATAACCTAGGCGTAGATAACCTTGTTGAGAACGTTAAGAAAGCAAAATACGATGGCGTTATCGGCATTAACATTGGTAAAAACAAAGATACACCAATTGAAAAGGGCACGGAAGATTACCTAATCTGTATGGAAAAGGTATATCAATATGCCGGTTATATCGCGGTGAATATTTCATCTCCAAATACTCCAGGACTTCGAACTCTTCAATATGGTGAAGCGTTAGATGATCTTTTATCTCAATTAAAAGAGAAACAAAAAGAGTTAGCAGAGAAATACGGTAAGTATGTTCCTGTTGCACTTAAGATCGCTCCGGATCTAGAAGACGATGAATTGACACAAATTGCTGAATCATTGATCAAATATAAAATTGATGGGGTGATTGCAACAAACACAACATTAAATCGTTCTATGGTTGAAGGCATGAAGCATGCTGAAGAGATGGGTGGCTTAAGTGGTCGTCCTGTTCAAACACGTAGTACTGAAGTTGTTCGTCGCCTTAAAGAATTACTTGGCGATAATCTACCAATTATTGGAGTAGGTGGTATTGACTCTTATGTAGCAGCAAAAGAGAAAATGGTTGCTGGTGCAGAGCTAGTTCAAGTCTATTCTGGCTTTATTTATAAAGGTCCAGGTCTGGTTCGAGATATTGTTAACAATATTTAA
- a CDS encoding ABC transporter ATP-binding protein gives MALLTINNGQLAFGDHPLLDKSDFALQENERVCLVGRNGAGKSTLMKVIAGDIIMDDGKLQINQDVVVSRLEQDPPRNEAGTVFDYVSEGLAEAGEYLKEYHRLLDLLETDPSESNINKLSRAQEKIDHLGAWHFDTRIKSVLESLKLDGHTLLTDLSGGWQRKAALARALVSNPDVLLLDEPTNHLDVTTIEWLETFLKDFKGSIIFISHDRAFIQSMATRIVDLDRGQLSSFPGDYEGYLLAKEEMLRVEAEQNAQFDKVLAQEEAWIREGIKARRTRNEGRVRALKQLRRERSERREVMGKANIQVDESSRSGKIVFEAEKINYAIEGKTIVKNFSFNVMRGDRIALIGPNGCGKSTLLKLMLDQLQPDSGRLHCGTKLEVAYFDQYREALDPEKTVIDNLADGKQEVTVGGRERHALSYLQDFLFSPKRARQPVKALSGGEKNRLLLARLFLRPNNLLILDEPTNDLDIETLELLEELLANYQGTLLLVSHDRQFVDNTVTTSWIFEGEGQIEEFVGGYHDAQQQRANVQAARDAMAPKVTKKKPETVEVKETAAVQAKPKKLSYKLQRELEQLPELLEKLENEITELQEKVNDATFFQQEPKVTEPVLARLAQAEQELEVAFERWEELEALQ, from the coding sequence ATGGCATTACTTACAATTAATAACGGACAACTGGCTTTTGGCGATCATCCGTTATTAGATAAATCTGATTTCGCTTTACAAGAAAATGAGCGTGTTTGTTTGGTTGGTCGCAATGGTGCGGGTAAATCGACGCTTATGAAGGTAATTGCTGGTGACATCATTATGGATGACGGCAAATTACAAATTAATCAAGATGTGGTGGTTTCACGTTTAGAGCAAGATCCACCTCGAAATGAAGCGGGAACGGTTTTTGACTACGTTTCTGAAGGATTAGCAGAGGCGGGTGAATATTTAAAAGAATATCACCGTCTGCTTGATTTACTAGAAACAGATCCAAGTGAATCAAATATTAATAAGCTTTCTCGTGCTCAAGAAAAAATTGATCACCTAGGTGCTTGGCACTTTGATACCCGCATTAAATCAGTATTAGAATCATTAAAACTGGACGGTCATACACTTTTAACAGATTTATCTGGTGGCTGGCAGCGTAAAGCAGCACTTGCTCGTGCGTTAGTTTCTAATCCTGATGTTCTTCTTCTTGATGAACCGACGAACCACTTAGATGTGACAACGATTGAATGGCTTGAAACTTTCTTAAAAGATTTTAAAGGTTCGATTATCTTTATTTCGCATGACCGTGCATTCATTCAATCAATGGCGACACGTATTGTTGATTTGGATCGTGGTCAATTATCTTCTTTCCCTGGTGATTATGAAGGTTATTTACTTGCGAAAGAAGAGATGCTGCGTGTAGAAGCAGAGCAGAATGCCCAATTTGATAAAGTACTTGCTCAAGAAGAAGCATGGATCCGTGAAGGTATTAAAGCGCGTCGTACCCGTAATGAAGGGCGTGTGCGTGCATTAAAACAGTTACGTCGTGAGCGTTCAGAGCGTCGTGAGGTAATGGGTAAAGCAAACATTCAAGTGGATGAATCAAGTCGTTCAGGCAAGATTGTATTTGAAGCAGAAAAGATTAATTACGCTATTGAAGGTAAGACAATTGTTAAAAACTTCAGCTTTAATGTCATGCGTGGTGATCGTATTGCTTTAATTGGTCCAAATGGCTGTGGTAAGAGTACATTATTAAAACTGATGCTTGATCAATTACAACCTGATTCAGGTCGTTTGCATTGTGGTACTAAGTTAGAAGTGGCGTACTTTGACCAATACCGTGAAGCGTTAGATCCTGAAAAAACGGTAATTGATAACTTAGCCGATGGTAAGCAAGAAGTGACCGTAGGTGGCCGTGAGCGTCATGCATTAAGTTATTTACAAGATTTCTTATTCTCTCCAAAACGTGCTCGTCAACCAGTTAAAGCATTGTCTGGTGGTGAGAAAAACCGTTTATTACTTGCTCGTTTATTCCTGCGTCCTAATAATTTATTGATTCTTGATGAACCAACCAATGATTTAGATATCGAAACATTGGAACTTTTAGAAGAATTACTTGCCAATTATCAGGGTACGTTATTATTAGTAAGCCATGACCGTCAGTTTGTTGATAACACAGTTACGACAAGTTGGATCTTCGAAGGTGAGGGTCAGATCGAAGAATTCGTAGGTGGTTATCACGATGCACAGCAACAACGTGCTAATGTACAGGCCGCTCGTGATGCAATGGCACCTAAAGTAACCAAGAAGAAGCCTGAAACTGTTGAAGTTAAAGAAACAGCCGCAGTGCAAGCGAAACCAAAGAAATTATCTTATAAGTTGCAGCGTGAGCTTGAACAGCTACCTGAACTTTTAGAGAAACTAGAAAACGAAATTACAGAACTTCAAGAGAAAGTGAACGACGCAACTTTCTTCCAACAAGAGCCGAAGGTAACTGAACCTGTATTGGCTCGCTTGGCTCAAGCAGAGCAAGAGTTGGAAGTAGCATTCGAGCGTTGGGAAGAACTTGAAGCTCTACAATAG
- the matP gene encoding macrodomain Ter protein MatP gives MKYQQLENLEAGWKWMYLFNKHRMGESITCYIDSSEQKKWVDEFVKLEHEPVKALEWIQKHMNPDLENKLKQAIRAKRKRHFNAEQEHTRKKSIDLDYRVWEKLSLRAQDLDSTLSDTIEYLLSEASKTEKVSRTVSSLKADLHELLK, from the coding sequence ATGAAATACCAACAACTTGAAAACCTAGAAGCTGGTTGGAAATGGATGTATTTGTTCAATAAGCACCGTATGGGAGAATCTATTACTTGTTATATTGATTCAAGTGAACAAAAAAAGTGGGTTGATGAGTTTGTAAAACTTGAACATGAGCCCGTTAAAGCGCTTGAGTGGATTCAAAAACACATGAATCCAGATCTTGAAAATAAACTTAAACAAGCAATAAGAGCTAAACGTAAACGTCATTTTAATGCAGAACAAGAACATACACGCAAGAAATCCATAGATCTTGATTATCGAGTATGGGAAAAGCTTTCATTAAGAGCACAAGATTTAGATTCAACGCTATCAGATACCATCGAATATTTACTTAGTGAAGCGTCAAAAACAGAAAAGGTTAGCCGAACTGTTTCTTCATTAAAGGCAGACTTACATGAGCTCCTGAAATAG
- a CDS encoding DUF1439 domain-containing protein — protein sequence MNHCKSMLLSLSCVLSLSGCASYSVTEQEMTDYLSNEVHVEKSVGIPGVLYAQVNVEDVNVTIGRVDANRIAVYANTTADVEIMNQLTQNFALSLEFSAIPEYDKKTGEIYLKALRLEKFEDQNGELPQDIAALLKPAVSIIGYALSNEPAYKLDSNKLKESLIKSSEPNLVIKNNKLVIELFD from the coding sequence ATGAATCACTGTAAATCAATGCTATTATCTCTGTCTTGTGTTCTTTCATTATCTGGATGTGCTAGTTATTCAGTTACAGAGCAAGAAATGACAGATTATCTTTCTAATGAAGTTCATGTTGAAAAATCTGTCGGTATCCCTGGTGTGCTTTATGCGCAAGTAAATGTTGAGGATGTTAACGTCACTATTGGCCGTGTAGATGCTAATCGAATTGCTGTTTATGCAAATACAACCGCTGATGTTGAGATCATGAATCAACTCACCCAGAATTTTGCTTTATCTCTAGAGTTCAGTGCGATTCCTGAATACGATAAAAAAACAGGTGAAATTTATTTAAAAGCACTTAGATTAGAAAAATTTGAAGATCAAAATGGCGAATTACCGCAAGATATTGCTGCTCTTTTAAAGCCTGCGGTTTCAATTATTGGCTACGCACTTTCAAATGAACCAGCATATAAGCTCGATTCTAATAAGCTTAAAGAATCTCTTATTAAGTCCTCAGAACCTAATTTAGTTATAAAAAACAATAAGCTAGTGATTGAGTTATTTGATTAA
- a CDS encoding Lon protease family protein has product MQLVDTPFTISPNFAHIENDLNNALLSEVQDAYSLQPRLVQALTNFSQINGINILQLTALDNRVYREYAATWLKNNSKNRVDQDTDVPIIIAESASEAELFGIYHNKSDSLESGLLQQANGGFLIISPSILLANPYLWPRLKSVLQGSSITIPSSDLKSPKTTIHQLSVDVKLLIVGDRALLGEIEQLEPDLLAGMSMYSEYEFDTKISSDSVTAYVQLINTMLIDNGHLPLNDGLSLLPLLKVGARECEDQTRLNLCLIWLNSFLAHASLASESKTTICADDFNRAIESKYYIESYLPSRALDDILENNILIETQGEKVGQINGLTVVSVPGHPISYGEASRISCVVHTGDGELSDVERKVELGGNIHAKGMLIMQAYILSQLDSREPLPFTASMVFEQSYCEVDGDSASLAELCALLSALSIKPITQSIAITGSVDQFGSAQPIGGVNEKIEAFYQLCQKRGLTGEQGVIIPATNGINLVLSDDVVKAVEDNLFTIYPVNNVEEAVEILLGLPLQSEEHESVFSLIAQHIEDVEHHPTHCSALLCRIKHWFNQR; this is encoded by the coding sequence ATGCAGTTAGTAGACACGCCATTTACAATTTCACCAAATTTCGCGCATATCGAAAACGATTTGAATAATGCACTCTTATCTGAAGTTCAAGACGCCTACTCTTTGCAACCTCGATTAGTTCAAGCACTGACGAATTTCTCTCAAATCAATGGCATTAATATACTTCAGCTAACCGCATTAGATAATCGAGTTTATCGTGAATATGCAGCTACATGGCTAAAGAATAATAGCAAGAACCGTGTTGATCAGGATACTGATGTACCAATCATTATTGCTGAAAGTGCATCTGAAGCAGAGTTATTTGGCATCTATCATAATAAATCTGACAGTTTAGAATCAGGCTTACTTCAGCAAGCCAATGGTGGTTTTTTAATTATATCGCCAAGTATCTTACTTGCTAATCCATACTTATGGCCTAGATTAAAAAGCGTACTTCAAGGCAGTTCTATAACGATTCCTTCAAGTGATCTTAAATCACCTAAAACAACAATCCACCAACTGTCTGTCGATGTAAAATTGCTCATCGTTGGTGACCGAGCTTTATTAGGTGAAATTGAACAGTTAGAACCCGACTTACTTGCCGGCATGTCAATGTACTCTGAGTACGAATTTGATACAAAAATATCAAGTGACAGCGTAACTGCTTACGTTCAACTCATTAATACGATGTTAATCGATAACGGACATTTACCATTAAATGACGGCCTATCATTATTGCCTTTATTAAAAGTTGGTGCGCGTGAGTGTGAAGATCAAACTCGATTAAACTTATGTTTAATTTGGTTAAATTCATTTCTAGCTCATGCTTCATTAGCTTCTGAGTCAAAAACGACTATTTGTGCAGACGATTTTAATCGAGCGATTGAATCTAAATACTATATTGAATCTTATTTACCATCACGAGCGTTAGACGATATTCTTGAAAACAATATTCTTATTGAAACACAAGGTGAAAAAGTTGGCCAAATTAACGGGCTAACCGTCGTATCAGTTCCAGGACACCCTATTTCTTATGGTGAAGCTTCACGCATTTCTTGTGTTGTACATACTGGTGATGGTGAGCTATCTGATGTTGAACGTAAAGTGGAACTTGGTGGCAATATTCATGCTAAAGGTATGTTGATCATGCAAGCTTATATCTTAAGCCAACTTGATTCTCGTGAACCTTTACCTTTTACCGCTTCAATGGTATTTGAACAATCTTATTGTGAAGTTGATGGCGACAGCGCTAGCTTAGCTGAACTGTGCGCATTATTAAGTGCCCTATCAATTAAACCAATAACTCAGAGTATCGCCATTACAGGCTCGGTTGATCAGTTTGGTTCTGCTCAGCCTATTGGCGGTGTTAACGAAAAAATTGAGGCCTTTTACCAGTTATGCCAAAAACGTGGGTTAACTGGTGAACAAGGTGTTATTATCCCAGCAACAAATGGAATTAATCTTGTACTTTCCGATGATGTCGTTAAAGCTGTAGAAGATAACTTATTTACTATCTACCCTGTAAATAACGTTGAAGAAGCAGTTGAGATTTTATTGGGATTACCTTTACAGTCAGAAGAACATGAGTCTGTTTTCTCTTTAATTGCTCAACATATTGAAGATGTTGAGCATCACCCAACTCATTGTTCCGCTTTATTATGTCGAATTAAACACTGGTTTAACCAGCGCTGA
- a CDS encoding DUF3653 domain-containing protein — protein MIRNRNCRALRGHGLRWDKWTIDEDGITTPHGRRITITQLENYSAWIESSIIIDGSACNYMKNQNNKIYFNK, from the coding sequence ATGATTAGAAATAGAAATTGTCGGGCGTTACGGGGTCACGGTTTACGGTGGGATAAATGGACGATAGATGAGGACGGTATCACAACCCCTCACGGACGTAGGATCACAATTACACAACTAGAAAACTATTCTGCATGGATAGAATCATCTATAATAATAGACGGTTCTGCATGTAACTATATGAAGAATCAAAACAATAAAATATATTTTAACAAGTAG
- the rmf gene encoding ribosome modulation factor yields the protein MKRQKRDRLERAQSQGYKAGLNGRSSEHCPYQSMDARSCWLGGWRDARDDKQSGLFK from the coding sequence ATGAAGAGACAAAAGCGTGACCGTTTAGAGCGAGCGCAATCACAAGGGTATAAAGCAGGCTTAAATGGCCGCTCATCAGAGCACTGCCCATATCAATCAATGGATGCTCGTTCATGTTGGCTGGGAGGCTGGCGGGACGCAAGAGACGACAAACAGTCCGGTTTGTTTAAGTAA
- a CDS encoding cell division protein ZapC, whose translation MLKPSDTWTWYYDNKAQSLMLDLGMDMVFCVNLPHKVLVEGAFSECKFSVDDASAYQMFVEHISYLPLSEPRKVELALNCVAAKRFHKPMLPKSWFFETQSDAGYAPEEGEVISLKNDLGEGHFIIVENYECASMCMLVDMDAFALNPTKYMAFCEPIKVMHDRMAPMQVVNSSYYAMVG comes from the coding sequence ATGCTTAAACCTAGTGATACATGGACTTGGTATTACGATAATAAAGCACAATCTCTAATGCTTGATTTGGGCATGGATATGGTCTTTTGTGTAAACCTTCCACATAAAGTATTAGTCGAAGGCGCATTTTCTGAATGCAAATTCTCTGTAGATGATGCATCTGCCTATCAAATGTTCGTTGAACACATTTCTTATCTCCCTCTATCTGAACCTCGTAAAGTAGAGCTTGCTCTTAATTGTGTAGCAGCTAAACGTTTTCATAAGCCTATGCTTCCTAAAAGCTGGTTTTTTGAGACTCAAAGCGATGCAGGCTATGCTCCTGAGGAAGGTGAAGTTATCTCTCTTAAGAATGATTTAGGGGAAGGGCACTTCATTATTGTTGAAAACTACGAATGTGCAAGTATGTGTATGCTGGTGGACATGGACGCTTTCGCTCTAAATCCGACTAAATACATGGCCTTTTGTGAACCAATTAAAGTAATGCATGACCGCATGGCTCCAATGCAGGTAGTCAACTCTTCGTACTATGCAATGGTAGGTTAA
- the fabA gene encoding bifunctional 3-hydroxydecanoyl-ACP dehydratase/trans-2-decenoyl-ACP isomerase yields MQNKPSSYDREDLLASSRGELFGPNGPQLPAPNMLMMDRIPLMSETEGAFGKGKVIAELDITPDLWFFDCHFPGDPVMPGCLGLDAMWQLVGFFLGWIGGEGKGRALGVGEVKFTGQVLPTAKKVTYEIDFKRVINRKLVMGLADGRVLVDGKEIYVAKDLKVGLFQDTSAF; encoded by the coding sequence ATGCAAAACAAACCTAGTTCTTATGATCGCGAAGATTTACTAGCATCAAGCCGTGGCGAATTATTTGGCCCAAATGGTCCACAACTACCAGCACCAAACATGCTAATGATGGATCGTATCCCTCTGATGTCTGAAACTGAAGGTGCATTTGGTAAAGGTAAAGTGATCGCAGAGTTAGATATTACTCCAGATCTTTGGTTCTTTGATTGTCACTTCCCTGGTGACCCAGTAATGCCTGGCTGTCTTGGCCTGGATGCTATGTGGCAATTAGTTGGTTTCTTCCTTGGTTGGATTGGCGGCGAAGGTAAAGGTCGTGCTTTAGGTGTGGGTGAAGTTAAATTCACAGGCCAAGTACTTCCTACTGCGAAAAAAGTAACTTACGAAATCGATTTCAAACGTGTTATCAACCGTAAACTAGTTATGGGCCTAGCTGATGGTCGTGTACTTGTTGATGGTAAAGAAATTTACGTTGCAAAAGATCTTAAAGTTGGCCTTTTCCAAGATACATCTGCATTCTAA
- a CDS encoding structural protein P5, producing the protein MPLGIRNNNPLNIKFNKANNWDGQTGENRGFCTFSSSKYGIRAAARLLHNYMTKNELTSVASIITKWAPGSDNNPTKAYIDFVAKYIGVNAADNNLTNAHIPSLIAAMTRFENGIQPYSMSQIKAGVELAGIKL; encoded by the coding sequence ATGCCGTTAGGTATTCGTAACAATAATCCGTTAAATATTAAATTTAACAAGGCTAATAATTGGGATGGTCAAACGGGCGAAAATCGCGGATTTTGCACATTCTCAAGTTCTAAGTATGGTATTCGAGCGGCAGCTCGATTGCTTCATAATTACATGACTAAGAATGAATTGACTTCTGTTGCGTCAATTATTACTAAATGGGCGCCGGGTTCTGATAACAATCCGACAAAAGCCTATATTGATTTTGTGGCTAAATACATTGGAGTAAATGCTGCGGATAATAATCTTACTAACGCCCATATACCGTCTTTAATTGCGGCAATGACACGATTTGAAAATGGCATACAACCATACTCAATGAGCCAAATTAAGGCAGGTGTAGAGCTTGCAGGGATTAAACTATGA
- a CDS encoding major capsid protein P2: MQNCRHKKLSAFSGVVRGGTATLVLPTGGTYEQIILRTNLTEDELQRVEITLNDDKFYNVTSKHLNMLQGYHMKKVVEGVYVIPFSDFNNIERGSVSATAFVTQLNDHITLDLKLSDSIAENKAIKIDTFAIMSDAQPYRKLLPRLYTQTMTATASGENDFSGLLSSPSRYVRRMHFKTDKMDKLEIKRDGREEGEMHKDVLSFVADNNGKKWQAGHFHYDPLVYGFMRDFVLPTQHASEFFFRVNTTEVVQSIEILIEGLEQVAA; this comes from the coding sequence ATGCAAAATTGCCGACATAAAAAATTAAGTGCCTTTTCTGGTGTGGTTCGCGGTGGTACTGCCACATTAGTATTACCAACAGGCGGCACGTATGAACAAATCATTCTGCGTACTAACCTTACTGAAGATGAATTACAGCGCGTTGAAATTACGTTGAATGACGATAAGTTTTATAACGTAACATCAAAACACCTGAACATGCTTCAAGGTTATCACATGAAGAAAGTCGTAGAGGGTGTATACGTTATTCCTTTCTCTGATTTTAATAACATTGAACGTGGTTCGGTTTCAGCTACCGCTTTCGTAACTCAATTGAATGATCACATCACACTTGATTTGAAACTATCTGATTCGATTGCTGAAAATAAAGCAATCAAAATTGATACGTTTGCGATCATGTCTGATGCACAGCCTTACCGTAAGTTATTGCCGCGTCTTTACACGCAGACAATGACGGCTACGGCATCGGGTGAAAATGATTTCTCTGGTTTATTGTCGTCACCAAGTCGCTATGTTCGTCGCATGCACTTCAAAACCGACAAAATGGATAAATTAGAAATCAAGCGTGATGGTCGTGAAGAGGGTGAAATGCACAAAGATGTATTGTCATTCGTAGCGGATAACAATGGTAAAAAATGGCAAGCAGGCCATTTTCACTATGATCCACTTGTTTATGGTTTCATGCGTGATTTCGTATTACCAACTCAACACGCAAGTGAGTTCTTTTTCCGCGTCAATACGACCGAAGTCGTGCAATCAATCGAAATTCTAATTGAAGGTCTCGAGCAAGTCGCAGCGTAA
- a CDS encoding DUF3466 family protein, translating into MSSKLQLTTLAVLVSAALPAQAALYKVVEVAPGVSGNEVYGTAIQPGATADPKGCFVDDCADGASYKLAGETRNRPDGFSYREEVPFAMDNSFAYIEDDYDGFEDYCFYQLGYATCEYWASDRWSSWYNETYSSNTPNSLAFIEGAAVLPTDAKNTVINSLNSSGSAIGNYSTAAVRNTPINGDITGWKQGRQWATDGTYSVGSVSSRTGTGGERYYYFSKPAVWNGTTLNAVKWAYNNQQDGDYYAQGSMRDLYVDGTTFYGVGYNNYKDQHMNATIFKGTTTNLTNLNSVQINNAQVDISGDNIHSNSVATNINKNLVVVGQAKRSGGYPKNGAASNRLFIVPDASASSINASFFYGGIFFDGAGGEMGGINNYNEIVGRIDSENHREYDGKQRRQRAFIYPYGETSGVADADKAAITARRAIFKNKAWLLDDLTNGGSESSNNNQYRIYDASGINDAGVISATAVKCSGGYDSTSHNAYCGDGNGTEKVVAVKLVPIAGSDASAIEPRSYDSTATERKGAGLGFGALTILGLFGFMRKRIK; encoded by the coding sequence ATGAGTAGTAAATTACAATTAACCACATTAGCTGTTTTGGTGTCTGCTGCGCTTCCTGCGCAAGCAGCGCTTTATAAAGTGGTGGAAGTAGCCCCAGGTGTTTCTGGTAATGAAGTATATGGAACAGCTATTCAACCCGGGGCCACAGCTGATCCAAAAGGGTGTTTTGTTGATGATTGTGCTGATGGGGCTAGTTATAAATTAGCAGGCGAAACTCGTAATCGTCCTGATGGTTTTTCATATCGTGAAGAAGTTCCTTTTGCAATGGACAATTCATTTGCGTACATTGAAGATGATTACGATGGTTTTGAAGATTACTGTTTCTATCAATTAGGTTATGCTACGTGTGAATACTGGGCTTCTGATCGTTGGTCTAGTTGGTACAATGAGACGTATAGCAGTAATACACCTAACTCATTAGCATTTATTGAAGGTGCAGCCGTTTTACCTACTGATGCGAAAAATACAGTGATTAATTCACTTAATTCATCTGGCTCAGCTATTGGTAATTACAGTACTGCAGCAGTTCGTAACACTCCGATTAATGGGGACATTACGGGATGGAAACAAGGGCGTCAATGGGCAACAGATGGAACTTACAGTGTTGGAAGCGTCTCTTCTCGTACAGGTACTGGTGGTGAGCGTTATTATTATTTTTCAAAACCTGCAGTATGGAATGGAACAACTTTAAATGCAGTTAAATGGGCATATAATAATCAACAAGATGGAGATTATTACGCTCAAGGTAGTATGCGTGATTTATATGTAGATGGAACAACTTTTTATGGTGTTGGCTATAACAACTATAAAGACCAACATATGAATGCAACTATTTTTAAAGGAACGACTACAAATTTAACTAATCTTAACTCAGTTCAAATTAATAATGCTCAAGTAGATATTAGTGGTGATAATATTCACTCTAACTCGGTAGCTACCAATATTAATAAGAATTTAGTTGTGGTTGGTCAAGCAAAACGTTCTGGTGGTTACCCGAAAAATGGTGCCGCATCGAATCGTTTGTTCATTGTTCCTGATGCATCAGCAAGTTCAATTAATGCTTCATTCTTCTATGGTGGTATCTTCTTTGATGGTGCTGGTGGTGAAATGGGTGGTATTAACAATTACAATGAAATTGTTGGTCGTATTGACTCTGAGAATCACCGTGAATACGATGGCAAGCAACGTCGCCAACGTGCATTTATTTATCCGTATGGAGAAACATCTGGAGTTGCTGATGCAGATAAAGCTGCAATTACTGCTAGAAGAGCGATATTTAAAAATAAAGCTTGGCTTCTTGATGATCTAACGAATGGTGGTTCTGAAAGCAGTAACAATAACCAATATCGTATCTATGATGCCAGTGGCATCAATGATGCTGGTGTTATCTCAGCAACAGCAGTGAAATGTTCTGGTGGTTATGACTCTACATCACATAACGCATATTGTGGAGATGGTAACGGAACTGAAAAAGTTGTGGCGGTTAAGTTAGTTCCAATTGCAGGATCTGATGCTTCTGCGATAGAACCTCGTAGCTATGATAGTACAGCAACTGAACGTAAAGGTGCTGGTTTAGGCTTTGGTGCTTTGACCATACTTGGTTTATTTGGTTTCATGCGCAAACGAATTAAATAA
- a CDS encoding glutaredoxin family protein, with protein MITLYSTEGCHLCEQAFDLLVEVGVDMEQVDTVDIAFNDELFSRYGVTIPVVANGLSELNWPFDASQLKNWLEDNGITYN; from the coding sequence ATGATCACTCTCTATAGCACGGAAGGCTGCCACCTTTGCGAGCAAGCGTTTGACTTGCTTGTTGAGGTGGGTGTAGATATGGAACAAGTAGATACCGTCGATATTGCATTTAACGATGAGCTTTTCTCTCGTTACGGTGTCACTATCCCTGTAGTGGCGAATGGCTTATCTGAGCTAAATTGGCCCTTTGATGCATCACAACTAAAGAATTGGTTAGAAGATAATGGCATTACTTACAATTAA